A stretch of Aristophania vespae DNA encodes these proteins:
- a CDS encoding lysozyme, with product MKKAITLATELIKQFEGCSLIPYLCPAGFWTIGYGSTVSANGKPVTDLTKPITWSEANSLLLSTIQDVQKQLARVVTIFVTPQQEAALISLIYNIGIGNFRRSTLLKLLNTGQMKQAAEQFLRWNKSQGQTLSGLTQRRKAERAVFLGETP from the coding sequence ATGAAAAAGGCCATTACCCTAGCAACAGAACTTATAAAACAGTTTGAAGGCTGCTCTTTAATTCCCTATCTCTGCCCAGCTGGATTTTGGACAATTGGATATGGCAGTACAGTCTCAGCTAACGGTAAACCCGTTACTGACCTTACCAAACCTATAACGTGGTCAGAGGCGAATTCTCTCTTACTGTCAACTATTCAAGATGTGCAAAAGCAGCTTGCGCGTGTGGTGACTATATTCGTAACTCCACAGCAGGAAGCAGCGTTAATTTCGCTTATTTACAATATAGGTATTGGTAATTTCAGACGTTCAACACTTTTGAAGCTACTTAATACCGGCCAAATGAAGCAGGCCGCCGAACAGTTTCTTCGCTGGAATAAATCACAAGGACAAACTCTAAGCGGCCTAACACAGAGGCGAAAGGCAGAAAGAGCGGTTTTCCTGGGAGAAACACCATGA
- a CDS encoding winged helix-turn-helix domain-containing protein, whose protein sequence is MTSKTILSCGKLHLDTETRLVSGPRGEIRLENLLFKLLKRLMRRPEAIIQTNDLIAALWPNPDEEPDTAYATLKTSITILRNTFISLGCNGRHKVMIINERGVGYYISAWKDDYNIKPYQLDQN, encoded by the coding sequence ATGACAAGCAAAACAATTTTATCCTGTGGAAAATTACATCTTGATACCGAAACACGTCTAGTTTCAGGACCAAGAGGCGAAATAAGGTTAGAAAATTTGCTTTTCAAGCTTCTTAAAAGACTGATGAGACGTCCAGAAGCTATTATACAAACTAATGATTTGATAGCTGCGTTATGGCCTAATCCAGATGAAGAACCTGATACTGCTTATGCAACCTTGAAGACAAGCATCACCATACTCCGTAATACATTCATAAGTTTAGGGTGTAATGGTCGGCACAAAGTGATGATCATCAATGAACGAGGCGTTGGCTATTATATAAGTGCCTGGAAAGATGATTATAATATAAAACCTTATCAGTTAGACCAAAACTGA